DNA sequence from the Pedobacter schmidteae genome:
TTCAGCTAAAGAATGGAATTCACATTCCTTTGGCCAGCCTGATTGATATTGATTTTTAAAAGCTATTGCTTTTTCATTTTCAGCTTTTCATGAAATAGCTGTTGTGCATCACGTTCTTTATCGATGTTAATGATGACCTCCAGAATGGAGTTCGCAGCATCGATAAAGAACTTTTTATTGATGTTCTGATACTCATCGCTAGCCTTGTGGTAATCTTTGTGATCTTCCACACCAAAATAAATGAAGGGAATATTTTTGTCGTTAAAGGCCGAATGGTCGCTTTGTTTGGTCCAGTCATCATGACCCGATTTAGGATCATCGTGCCCGAATAATATTTTAAGTGAAGGATTGGTGGTATAGAAGTAATCTCTTAGCGATGGATATTTCCAGGTACCACAGGCATACAGCTCGTTTTTATCATTGTGGCTGATCATGTCCATATTGATGTTCAATTTTATGCGCTCTATATTTACAGGAGGTTTGGTCACAAAAGCTTTGGCACCCTGTAGTCCCATTTCTTCGGCATCAAAAGCGGCAAAAATTAAAGTATGAGTGGGTTTATGCGTTGTATAATAAGAGGCAAACTTTAATAAAGCAGCCACGCCCGAGGCATTGTCGTCGGCCCCGTTGTATACTTCATTGTTGATGATGCCAATATGATCATAGTGTGCCGAAATCACAATTACCTGCTCGCTTTTGCCTTCAATATAGCCAATCATGTTTTTGCCTTGCACGGTTCCCTTGCTGGTTTCAAAAGAAAAAGGCTGCTGGTAACCCTGTAGCTGCGGAAATGACTTTAGGCCAATAGTGGTAAAACGTTTGTCGAGGTAAGCTCTGGCCATTTCTCCACCTTTGGTGCCGGTTTTTCGTCCCTCATAACTGTCCGACGACAGGATCTCTACGTCGGCAAGCAGTTGTTTGTCGGCAGGTGTAATTGTTGTTTGTTTTACCGAACTGCAGCTCAACAACAAGCCTAAGCAGATCGACAGATAAGTATTCATTTGAACCGGTCTAAACATCATATAAAGGTAATTATATTGTTTCACAAACAGACCATCCTATTTTTGTGAAAACTTAAACAGCGACCTGCTGTTTTAACATAAACCCATTAATTTGGACATTATTATTAATTATAAAACTATTTAAAATGGAATACAGACGTTTAGGGAAATCCGGTTTGCAGGTAAGTGCGTTATCGTTAGGCAGCTGGCTCACTTTCGGACAACAGATCAGTGATAAAACCGCCGATGAATTGATGGGGATGGCGTATGATGCGGGGGTAAATTTTTTCGATAATGCCGAGGGCTACGCCGCTGGTAAGTCGGAAATAGTGATGGGCAAAATATTGAAGGCCCACAAGTGGGAGCGTGAATCTTTTGTGGTTTCGAGTAAGGTGTTTTTTGGTACCGAAAACAAGGGGCCAAATAGGGTAGGGCTTTCGCGTAAACATGTAATTGAAGCTTGTAATGGTGCTTTGTCGCGCTTGCAGGTTGATTATTTGGATCTTTACTTTTGTCACCGGCCCGATAGCAACACACCTATAGAAGAAACGGTGTGGGCCATGAATACCCTTTTGCAACAAGGTAAAATCCTGTATTGGGGTACATCGGAGTGGAGTGCAGCCGAGATTATGGAAGCGATACGGGTAGCCAGGCAATACAATCTGATTGGGCCAACTATGGAGCAGCCGCAGTATAACCTGATGGAGCGAAATAAGGTAGAGAATGACTACTTGTTGCTTTTTAAAGAATATGGCCTGGGTACCACCATCTGGTCGCCTTTGGCATCGGGTTTATTGTCGGGCAAATACACCGCTAAAAAGACCAGCGATACGCGTTTGGAATTGAAAGGAATGGAGTGGCTGAAAGATGCAGTGCTGAATGAAGAGAAGTTGAAGAAGGCAGAAAAATTACAGGCGTTGGCCGATAAGCTGAATGTTTCTTTGGCAAAGCTTTCCCTGGCCTGGTGCCTTAAAAATCCTCATGTAAGTACAGTTATTCTGGGGGCTTCAAAAACGGCCCAATTGAAAGAGAACCTGACTGCACTGGAGGTGTTGCCTTTGCTTACCGATGAAGTAATGGACAGCATTGAAGCTATTGTGCAGACAAAGCCTAAAGTGGTTAAGTTTTAGAATATAAGAGAAGGGCTTGTATCATTATGATACAAGCCCTTCTCTTATATTTAACTATACTATTTAGTGAACATTACAAAACTTAGTAATAAGTCAGTCTGATTACACCAGCCATTTTCTTGGCCAGGCGAATCACCTGTCTGGTATAGCCATATTCATTATCGTACCAGGTGTAAAGCACAACGGATTTATTGTCGCGGGCAATAATAGTAGCCGGGCCATCAATAATTGAGGCATGGCTGTTCCCAATCAGGTCGGTACTTACCAGTTCATTGGAAATGGAGTATTCAATTTGTTCCGACAGGTCGCCAAATAGCGAGGCTTGCTTTAATATCTCTGCCAATTCTTCTTTTGAAGTCACAGTGTTTAGCGACAAGTTTAATATTGCCAAAGATACATTAGGCGTGGGTACCCGAACGGCATTGCCGGTAAGTTTGCCGCCCAAATGAGGGATCACCTTGGCTACCGCTTTATCGGCACCAGTTTCGGTAATTACCAGGTTTAAGGCTGCAGAACGACCCCTGCGGTATTTTTTATGGTAGTTGTCCAGCAAATTCTGGTCGTTGGTATAAGAGTGTACCGTTTCTATATGTCCTTTTTCAATACCAAAAGCGTCATCTACAATTTTCAATACCGGCACAATGGCATTGGTGGTGCAGGAAGCATTAGAAAGGATGGTTTCTGCGTCGAAATCAATCTCCGAATCATTGATGCCGGCTACCACATTCGGAATATCTCCTTTTGCAGGTGCGGTCAACAAAACTTTGCTGATTCCTTGCGCCTGAAGGTGCTTACCCAAGCCATCTCGGTCGCGATAAATACCTGTATTGTCTATTAAAAGCGCATCCTTAATATCATAGGCAGTATAATCAACCGATTCCGGTGAAGATGCTTTGATGAAATGGACAGTTTGTCCGTTGATGATCAGTGCTTTGTTCTCAAAATCTTCAACTATGGTACCGTTAAAAGGACCATGAATAGAATCCGTACGCAGCAGTTCGGCCCTTTTTATCAGTTCCTCATCGCTATAGCTACGGGTTACAATAGCTCTCAAACGGAGCTGTTCGCCTTTTCCGGCTTGTAAAATAAGTTCACGGGCAGCAATTCTGCCAATACGTCCGAAGCCAAACAGTACAACATCTACCGGTGTTAAATTGATTTTGTCTTTTCCGATGTGTTTGCTCAATTTGCTCACTACGAAATCGTTGATAGAGGCGTAGTTGTTGTTGTCGGACAGCCATTCTGAAGCCAGCCGGCCTACATCTACCCTTGAAGGGGCCAGGTTGCATTTGGCAATAGTAGCGGCCAGTTCTAAAGTGGTATAGATGCTGATGTCTTTTCCACTGATTTCTTTAGCATACTGATGGTGAGCGAGGATCTCGCTGCTGCCAACATCAAATAAAGGTTTTCGGAACAATACCAGTTCAACTGATCTGTCGAACCATAATTGTCCTACAATATTGATCAGCTCAATAGCTTTTTTTTCTTTTTCAATCCAGTTTTGGAACTCGGATTGGTACTTGTTTAACATGTCAGGAATTTTTGGTTAGCGTGCTGCAAAAGTAAAAAAGATTGAGCGAGTACCCAATCTTTTTTACGTTATAATTTTACAGAAATAAAAATGACTTTATCCCAGGTATGATTTTAATATTTTACTTCTTGAAGTATGACGCAATCTTTGCAAAGCTTTGTCTTTAATCTGACGAACGCGTTCACGTGTCAGGTTAAATTTCTCACCAATTTCTTCCAATGAAAGCGGGTGGTTGGTACTTAATCCAAAAAACAAAACGATGATTTCGCGTTCGCGTTCTGTTAAAGTAGACAGAGAACGTTTGATTTCTTCCGAAAGCGACTCATTGATCAGGCTACTATCTGTATTTGGTTCATGATTTTCCAATACATCCAGCAAGGTATTTTCTTCACCCTGAACAAATGGGGCATCCATAGATACATGGCGACCAGAGTTACTCAAGGTGTCAGATATTTTATCTACGGTAGTTTCCAGGATATCTGCCAATTCTTCAGGAGAAGGCTCACGCTCATATTCCTGCTCCAGTTTAGAAAACGCTTTACTGATTTTACTTAAAGAGCCCACCTGGTTTAAAGGTAAACGAACAATACGACTTTGCTCGGCAATAGCCTGCAAAATAGACTGACGAATCCACCAAACCGCATAAGATATAAATTTGAACCCTTTTGTTTCATCAAAACGCTTGGCGGCTTTAATCAAACCAAGATTACCTTCGTTAATTAAATCTCCTAAGGTTAAACCCTGATTTTGATATTGCTTAGCAACCGAAACCACAAAACGTAGGTTGGTTTTAGTTAAGCGTTCCAATGCAGCCTGATCCCCTTCCCGTATCTTCCTTGCTAATATTACTTCTTCTTCTGCAGTGATTAAATCCACTTTACCAATCTCGTGAAGGTATTTGTCTAAGGATTGACTTTCGCGATTGGTAATTGATTGCGTGATTTTGAGTTGTCTCATTTATATATTTTGGTACTCGTTATGTATTTTGAACGTGCAAAAGTAAGAATTTAAAGGCATTTTTAAAACATAAATTCCTGAAAATGTTACACTTTACAGCAGTAATTTCTATCATTTGTATGCAGCAAAAATTATTCCAAAATACTTTTGTCAGGCTATTCTTTTTATTAGAATGGGGGCGGTAACGGAGCTGAATTATTCCGCTGTATATTGATTGATAATCATATACATAAAATATCTGGGTCAAAATAATATTTTGCCCGGCGGGTATTTTAGTAAAATTAACAGGAGCGTTTGTTTTGCTGTGTGTCAATTACTATGCATAGGTTGCACATTTGACATAAAGACGATAACCGTATTTACTAATTTTAGTAAATCTAGTAAAAATATTAAGAGACTGCATAAAAATTAAGGAATATTTACAAGAAATGTAAATTTGTTTTCATGCAGTCTCTCGATTGTATTCGGTGGTGGTATTTAGCTCAGATCCGAAGTTTCGGCCTCAGGTGCATTTTTCTTTACCGATTCTATGCCATTGTCGCGACTGGCTTCGCTTTCATACATTTCGCTATTGCCTATGACCTGGCCGTTGCTGGCTTTCAAATTAAAGTAAGGCTTGCCATTGGACGATGTTTTTCTTTCAAATTTACTATCATCCATCGAGTTCTTTTTAACCGATTCAATGCCATTCTGGCAAGCACCTTTGGTCGAGTAGCCTTCGCTGCTCAGGATAACCTGGCCATTGCCAGCTTTTAGATTGAACTGAAATTCTCCGTTTTTTCTGGTCGTGATTTCAAATTTCCCCATAATTTTCTGAATTAGTTTTTAATTAGGTTGACTTTATTTCCCAATATAAAAAAAGAAAAACTAAACAAAAAAGATCGGATGTTATTTTTTGTTTAAGTTATGGCATCATAAATGATAACGACAAAAATTATATGCTATTCAGTTCGAAAGTTTTATCCAGCCGGATACCTTTTTCGGTGTGTTGTAAAGTGCAGCATTCATTAACCGGGTCGTGCTCCAGGTACAGGATGTACTTCTTGTCGGCAGCTTCCTGCAAAAAGGCTTTTTTCTCTTTTAGTGTTTGCAAAGGGAACATATCATAAGCCATTACGTAGGGTAGGGGAATGTGCCCTACAGAAGGCAGTAAATCGGCCATATATACAATAGTCTGGTCTTTATACCGCAGCTGTGGAAGCATCATGGCGTCAGTATGGCCATATGCGAAGCGAACGTTGAAACCAGGATGAAATTCTACCCCGTCTTTATCGGCTACAAACCTGAGCTGTCCGCTTTCCTGTATGGGTAAAATGTTCTCTCTCAAAAACGAAGCTTTTTCCCTGTCGTTCGGATTTACAGCCCAATCCCAATGCTGGGCATTGCTCCAGTAAAAGGCATTTTTAAATGCCGGACGAAGCCTGCCGTCACTTTGCCTGATGATAGAGCCGCCGCAATGATCAAAATGCAGGTGTGTTAAAAATACATCAGTAATGTCATCTCTGCTAAAACCTTTTGCTGCCAGCGATTTGTCCAGGGTGTCGTCCCCGTGCAGGTAATAGTGTCCCATAAACTTCTCATCCTGCTTGTCGCCAATACCGTTGTCTATCAATATCAGCCTGTCGCCATCCTCTATCAGCAAACAACGCATTGCCCAGGTACACA
Encoded proteins:
- a CDS encoding M28 family peptidase; the protein is MNTYLSICLGLLLSCSSVKQTTITPADKQLLADVEILSSDSYEGRKTGTKGGEMARAYLDKRFTTIGLKSFPQLQGYQQPFSFETSKGTVQGKNMIGYIEGKSEQVIVISAHYDHIGIINNEVYNGADDNASGVAALLKFASYYTTHKPTHTLIFAAFDAEEMGLQGAKAFVTKPPVNIERIKLNINMDMISHNDKNELYACGTWKYPSLRDYFYTTNPSLKILFGHDDPKSGHDDWTKQSDHSAFNDKNIPFIYFGVEDHKDYHKASDEYQNINKKFFIDAANSILEVIINIDKERDAQQLFHEKLKMKKQ
- a CDS encoding aldo/keto reductase, producing the protein MEYRRLGKSGLQVSALSLGSWLTFGQQISDKTADELMGMAYDAGVNFFDNAEGYAAGKSEIVMGKILKAHKWERESFVVSSKVFFGTENKGPNRVGLSRKHVIEACNGALSRLQVDYLDLYFCHRPDSNTPIEETVWAMNTLLQQGKILYWGTSEWSAAEIMEAIRVARQYNLIGPTMEQPQYNLMERNKVENDYLLLFKEYGLGTTIWSPLASGLLSGKYTAKKTSDTRLELKGMEWLKDAVLNEEKLKKAEKLQALADKLNVSLAKLSLAWCLKNPHVSTVILGASKTAQLKENLTALEVLPLLTDEVMDSIEAIVQTKPKVVKF
- a CDS encoding glyceraldehyde-3-phosphate dehydrogenase translates to MLNKYQSEFQNWIEKEKKAIELINIVGQLWFDRSVELVLFRKPLFDVGSSEILAHHQYAKEISGKDISIYTTLELAATIAKCNLAPSRVDVGRLASEWLSDNNNYASINDFVVSKLSKHIGKDKINLTPVDVVLFGFGRIGRIAARELILQAGKGEQLRLRAIVTRSYSDEELIKRAELLRTDSIHGPFNGTIVEDFENKALIINGQTVHFIKASSPESVDYTAYDIKDALLIDNTGIYRDRDGLGKHLQAQGISKVLLTAPAKGDIPNVVAGINDSEIDFDAETILSNASCTTNAIVPVLKIVDDAFGIEKGHIETVHSYTNDQNLLDNYHKKYRRGRSAALNLVITETGADKAVAKVIPHLGGKLTGNAVRVPTPNVSLAILNLSLNTVTSKEELAEILKQASLFGDLSEQIEYSISNELVSTDLIGNSHASIIDGPATIIARDNKSVVLYTWYDNEYGYTRQVIRLAKKMAGVIRLTYY
- a CDS encoding RNA polymerase sigma factor RpoD/SigA, which codes for MRQLKITQSITNRESQSLDKYLHEIGKVDLITAEEEVILARKIREGDQAALERLTKTNLRFVVSVAKQYQNQGLTLGDLINEGNLGLIKAAKRFDETKGFKFISYAVWWIRQSILQAIAEQSRIVRLPLNQVGSLSKISKAFSKLEQEYEREPSPEELADILETTVDKISDTLSNSGRHVSMDAPFVQGEENTLLDVLENHEPNTDSSLINESLSEEIKRSLSTLTEREREIIVLFFGLSTNHPLSLEEIGEKFNLTRERVRQIKDKALQRLRHTSRSKILKSYLG
- a CDS encoding YegP family protein, whose amino-acid sequence is MMGKFEITTRKNGEFQFNLKAGNGQVILSSEGYSTKGACQNGIESVKKNSMDDSKFERKTSSNGKPYFNLKASNGQVIGNSEMYESEASRDNGIESVKKNAPEAETSDLS
- a CDS encoding MBL fold metallo-hydrolase, whose amino-acid sequence is MNLHTINTGLFKLDGGAMFGVVPKSIWQKSNPADANNMCTWAMRCLLIEDGDRLILIDNGIGDKQDEKFMGHYYLHGDDTLDKSLAAKGFSRDDITDVFLTHLHFDHCGGSIIRQSDGRLRPAFKNAFYWSNAQHWDWAVNPNDREKASFLRENILPIQESGQLRFVADKDGVEFHPGFNVRFAYGHTDAMMLPQLRYKDQTIVYMADLLPSVGHIPLPYVMAYDMFPLQTLKEKKAFLQEAADKKYILYLEHDPVNECCTLQHTEKGIRLDKTFELNSI